Proteins co-encoded in one Marinobacter qingdaonensis genomic window:
- the senB gene encoding selenoneine biosynthesis selenosugar synthase SenB — protein sequence MQITLITPAPPGSKAGNRATAERWERLLNQAGHEVKVVTDYQGEPCDVLIALHAWRSHKAVRRFRDTFPNRPLIVVLTGTDIYDHQHRCPDDTLYSMKQADCLIGLHDLVARDIPEEFSDKLVTVLQSAEQVARRRAGPADGAFQVCVIGHLRREKDSLRAAQAARLLPKTSEITVVNAGKAHTPDWQAAAQAEQAANARFHWLGELDRRASQRLMQNSRVMVISSVMEGGANVVSEACRMGLPILASDISGNRGLLGEDYPGYFPAGDDAALASLMLRAETEPGFLETLTAEVDATAARFTPETEQASLERALALAVQRRS from the coding sequence TTACACCCGCACCGCCCGGCTCGAAGGCCGGCAATCGAGCGACCGCTGAACGGTGGGAGCGTCTTTTGAACCAGGCGGGCCATGAGGTCAAGGTTGTCACCGACTACCAGGGTGAGCCCTGCGATGTGCTGATCGCACTGCACGCTTGGCGCAGCCACAAGGCGGTAAGGCGGTTCCGCGACACCTTTCCGAATAGACCACTGATCGTGGTGCTCACCGGCACCGATATCTACGACCACCAACACCGCTGTCCTGACGACACCCTCTACAGCATGAAGCAAGCCGATTGCCTGATTGGCCTGCATGACCTTGTGGCCCGGGACATTCCCGAGGAGTTCAGCGACAAACTGGTGACCGTGCTGCAATCGGCGGAGCAGGTGGCCAGACGCCGTGCCGGGCCTGCAGACGGCGCTTTCCAGGTGTGCGTGATCGGCCATCTCAGGCGGGAAAAGGATTCCCTGCGGGCAGCACAAGCCGCTCGCTTACTGCCGAAGACCTCCGAAATTACCGTGGTGAACGCGGGCAAGGCCCATACGCCTGACTGGCAGGCTGCCGCCCAGGCAGAGCAGGCCGCCAATGCCCGTTTCCACTGGCTCGGTGAGCTGGACCGGCGTGCGAGCCAGCGCCTGATGCAGAACTCCCGGGTGATGGTCATCAGCTCGGTGATGGAGGGGGGCGCCAACGTGGTGTCGGAAGCCTGCCGGATGGGGCTGCCCATTTTGGCATCCGACATTTCCGGCAACCGGGGCTTGCTCGGGGAGGATTACCCCGGGTATTTCCCCGCCGGCGACGATGCCGCCCTGGCCAGCTTGATGCTGCGGGCGGAAACCGAGCCGGGCTTTCTGGAAACCTTAACGGCAGAGGTTGATGCAACTGCGGCCCGGTTTACCCCGGAGACCGAGCAGGCATCCCTGGAGCGGGCGCTAGCACTGGCGGTCCAGCGCCGCTCATAA
- the selD gene encoding selenide, water dikinase SelD, whose product MQTPDQPVLRDIVLIGGGHSHVGVLKRFAMNPVPGVRLTLICRDTHTPYSGMLPGYVAGHYGYDEVHIDLSRLAEFAGARFYRDEAIGIDRDNKRIQCRGRPDVPYDILSINIGSSPRVNEVDGASEHAVPVKPITGFNNRWLALLSRIENHEGPLTIGVVGAGAGGVELTLAMQYRLTRELKQRGKDPDQLHFHLFDAADQILPTHNAKVREVFRRTLSERGIKVHLGSPVKQVEKGVLHTESGDSLQTDEVLWVTRAGGPEWLKDTGLALDEGLFIRVRDSLQAENDDSIFAAGDIANVVNHPREKAGVFAVRQGPPLADNLKRLAVGKAPKPFEPQKNWLALISTGDKYAVASRGNLQFDGAYVWRWKDWIDRRFMKKFNDLPEMQDEAKLPDTAAAQNPEEASQAISAVAMRCGGCGAKVGSTVLSRALGELKPIERDDIVIGLHAPDDAAVLRVPPGKAVVHTVDFFRAFIDDPYVFGRVAANHSLGDVFAMGAEAQSATAVATVPYGIESKVEDVVYQMMSGAVEVLNEAGCALVGGHTGEGKELALGFAVNGLIDPDEVMSKGGLRAGDALILTKPIGTGTLFAAHARLAARGRWIDSALASMVQSNKLAAECLRRYGSRACTDVTGFGLLGHLVEMTRPSGVDAELNLSAIPVLPGAEETAAAGILSSLQPANIRLRRGIRDQEKWIKHPRYPLIFDPQTAGGLLASVAADQAEDCVRELKALGYPHTAIIGRILPQDLEGAIEPISLRD is encoded by the coding sequence ATGCAAACACCTGACCAGCCAGTCTTACGGGACATAGTCCTGATTGGCGGCGGGCACAGCCATGTCGGGGTCCTCAAGCGGTTCGCCATGAACCCGGTCCCCGGCGTGCGCCTGACCCTGATCTGCCGCGACACCCACACCCCCTACTCCGGCATGCTGCCCGGTTACGTTGCCGGCCACTACGGCTACGACGAGGTGCACATTGACCTCAGTCGACTGGCCGAGTTCGCCGGTGCCCGCTTCTACCGCGACGAAGCCATCGGCATCGACCGGGACAACAAGCGCATCCAGTGCCGTGGTCGCCCGGATGTGCCCTACGACATCCTGTCGATCAACATCGGCTCCTCTCCCCGCGTCAACGAAGTGGACGGGGCGTCGGAGCACGCGGTACCGGTCAAACCGATTACCGGCTTCAACAACCGGTGGCTGGCCTTGCTGTCCAGAATCGAGAACCACGAGGGTCCCCTGACCATTGGCGTGGTCGGTGCCGGCGCCGGTGGCGTGGAACTGACCCTGGCCATGCAGTACCGCCTGACCCGGGAACTCAAGCAGCGGGGCAAGGACCCGGATCAGTTGCACTTTCACCTGTTCGATGCCGCCGACCAGATTCTGCCGACCCACAACGCCAAGGTTCGCGAGGTATTTCGCCGGACCCTGTCGGAGCGCGGGATCAAGGTGCACCTGGGGTCACCGGTAAAACAGGTGGAAAAAGGCGTGCTGCACACCGAGTCCGGCGACTCCCTGCAAACCGACGAGGTGCTCTGGGTGACCCGAGCCGGTGGTCCGGAATGGCTGAAAGACACCGGGCTGGCCCTGGACGAGGGCCTGTTTATCCGGGTCCGGGACAGCCTGCAGGCCGAGAATGACGACAGCATCTTCGCCGCCGGCGACATTGCCAACGTCGTCAATCACCCCCGGGAAAAAGCCGGCGTCTTTGCCGTGCGCCAGGGCCCGCCCCTGGCGGACAACCTCAAGCGCCTGGCCGTGGGCAAGGCCCCTAAGCCGTTCGAGCCCCAGAAGAACTGGCTGGCGCTGATCAGCACCGGCGACAAATACGCCGTGGCGTCCCGGGGCAACCTGCAGTTTGACGGTGCCTACGTGTGGCGCTGGAAGGACTGGATTGATCGTCGGTTCATGAAGAAGTTCAACGACCTGCCCGAGATGCAGGACGAGGCGAAGCTGCCCGACACGGCTGCAGCACAGAACCCGGAGGAAGCCTCCCAGGCCATCTCCGCCGTGGCCATGCGCTGTGGCGGGTGTGGTGCCAAGGTTGGCAGCACGGTGCTGTCCCGGGCCCTCGGCGAGCTGAAACCGATTGAACGGGATGACATTGTCATCGGCCTGCACGCCCCGGACGATGCGGCGGTGCTCAGGGTGCCGCCGGGCAAGGCGGTGGTGCACACCGTCGATTTCTTCCGGGCCTTCATTGACGACCCCTACGTGTTTGGCCGGGTCGCTGCCAATCACAGCCTGGGCGATGTCTTTGCCATGGGCGCCGAAGCCCAGAGCGCCACGGCCGTGGCCACGGTGCCCTACGGGATTGAGTCCAAGGTCGAGGACGTGGTCTACCAGATGATGTCCGGCGCGGTGGAAGTGTTGAACGAGGCCGGTTGCGCGCTGGTCGGCGGCCACACCGGCGAAGGCAAGGAGTTGGCCCTGGGCTTTGCGGTCAATGGCCTGATCGATCCCGACGAAGTCATGAGCAAGGGCGGCCTGCGCGCGGGCGATGCCCTGATCCTGACCAAACCCATTGGTACCGGCACCCTGTTCGCCGCCCATGCCCGGCTTGCAGCTCGAGGCCGGTGGATCGACAGCGCCCTGGCCTCGATGGTGCAGTCCAACAAGTTGGCGGCCGAATGCCTGCGCCGCTATGGCTCCCGGGCCTGCACCGACGTCACCGGTTTCGGCCTGCTGGGCCACCTGGTCGAGATGACCCGACCGTCCGGCGTCGACGCCGAGCTCAACCTGTCCGCCATCCCGGTCCTGCCAGGCGCAGAAGAAACCGCTGCCGCCGGCATTCTCAGCTCATTGCAGCCGGCCAACATCCGCCTGCGCCGCGGCATTCGGGATCAGGAAAAATGGATCAAGCATCCCCGCTATCCCCTGATCTTCGACCCGCAGACCGCGGGAGGCCTGCTGGCCAGCGTGGCTGCCGATCAGGCCGAGGACTGCGTGCGCGAGCTCAAGGCCCTGGGCTATCCGCACACGGCCATCATCGGCCGCATCCTGCCCCAGGACCTGGAAGGCGCCATCGAGCCCATCTCCCTGCGGGACTGA
- a CDS encoding helix-hairpin-helix domain-containing protein: MAKKAKPSVDKIVKKVNKEFEKTSSQIEGLVNDALKQFDSLQNQIQEPVRKLLKEVDELREREMKRFNEEFERRLNEFHELQDSILERLGVASKEVKEDVKKQAEKAGSQASAAAQKAAPKAAQKAPAKKAPAKKAPAKSATKAAKPAAKKAPAKKPAAKKAPARKPAAKAAKPLDKSDLTLVKGIGPATAKKMKDAGITSIEQIANPSAADQEKLKAFSSVKGFDQFSTEAKKIL, encoded by the coding sequence ATGGCAAAGAAAGCCAAACCGAGCGTTGATAAGATCGTCAAGAAGGTCAACAAGGAATTTGAGAAAACCTCCTCCCAGATTGAAGGGCTTGTGAACGATGCGCTCAAGCAGTTCGACAGCCTGCAGAATCAGATCCAGGAGCCGGTCCGTAAGCTGCTGAAAGAAGTCGATGAGCTACGTGAACGCGAAATGAAGCGTTTCAACGAGGAATTCGAGCGTCGGCTGAACGAATTCCATGAGCTGCAAGACAGCATCCTCGAACGCCTGGGCGTCGCGTCCAAGGAGGTAAAAGAGGATGTGAAGAAACAGGCCGAAAAGGCGGGCAGCCAGGCCAGCGCCGCTGCGCAAAAGGCTGCCCCCAAAGCGGCCCAGAAGGCTCCGGCGAAGAAAGCGCCCGCCAAAAAGGCTCCGGCCAAATCCGCCACCAAGGCCGCCAAACCGGCAGCGAAGAAAGCCCCGGCAAAAAAACCGGCTGCCAAGAAGGCTCCGGCGCGGAAGCCGGCCGCGAAGGCTGCCAAGCCCCTGGATAAGAGCGATCTTACTCTGGTGAAGGGCATTGGACCGGCAACGGCGAAAAAGATGAAAGACGCCGGCATCACCTCGATCGAACAGATTGCCAACCCATCCGCGGCCGACCAGGAAAAGCTGAAGGCCTTCTCCAGCGTCAAGGGATTTGACCAGTTCAGTACTGAAGCCAAGAAAATTCTCTGA
- a CDS encoding bifunctional GNAT family N-acetyltransferase/carbon-nitrogen hydrolase family protein: MAHEELHLNLRNLKLEDYDQLRVLMDRIYDDIGGAWPKETIKALVEQFPDGQICIEDNGQLIAVALTVCVKYERFSNPHTYDDLILRNEKIWHNANGDSLYGLDVFIHPDFRGYRLGRRLYEARKELCRSMNLRAILAGGRIPSYHKYSDQYTPAEYIQRVDRKEIYDPILSFQLSNDFQVTRLMHKYLPEDEKSLGYATLLEWRNILYTPPSSVLNVKKTQVRLGAVQWQMREFTSVEEVLKQVEYFVDALSDYKSDFALFPEFFNAPLMGLTDQLDQTRAIRFLAGFTEQFRDEMSEMAVSYNINIITGSMPLLENDRVYNVSYLCHRDGRVDEQRKIHITPHERRDWVIEGGNDFEVFDTDAGRVAIMICYDIEFPELGRIASSEDVDIIMVPFWTDTKNGYLRVRHCAQARAIENECYVIITGSVGNLPKVENLDVQYAQSSVFSPSDFAFPHDAVMAETTPNTEMIMFSDMDLEKLKLVRNEGSVTNLKDRRVDMYELRKK; encoded by the coding sequence ATGGCCCATGAAGAACTGCACCTCAACCTCCGCAACCTGAAACTGGAAGACTACGATCAGCTTCGGGTCCTGATGGACCGGATCTACGACGACATTGGCGGAGCCTGGCCGAAAGAGACCATCAAGGCCCTCGTGGAGCAGTTTCCGGATGGTCAGATCTGCATCGAGGACAACGGCCAGCTGATCGCGGTCGCCCTGACGGTGTGCGTGAAGTACGAGCGCTTCAGCAACCCGCATACCTACGACGATCTGATCCTGCGCAACGAGAAGATCTGGCACAATGCCAACGGCGACTCCCTGTATGGTCTGGACGTCTTCATCCACCCGGATTTCCGCGGTTACCGGCTGGGCCGCCGGCTGTACGAAGCCCGCAAGGAACTGTGCCGCTCCATGAACCTGCGCGCCATCCTCGCGGGCGGGCGCATTCCGAGCTATCACAAGTACTCCGACCAGTACACGCCGGCCGAGTACATCCAGCGGGTGGACCGCAAGGAAATCTACGACCCGATCCTGAGCTTCCAGCTCTCGAACGATTTCCAGGTCACCCGCCTGATGCACAAGTACCTGCCCGAGGACGAAAAGTCCCTGGGCTACGCCACCCTCCTGGAGTGGCGCAACATCCTGTACACCCCGCCCTCCTCCGTGCTCAACGTCAAGAAAACCCAGGTGCGGCTCGGGGCGGTGCAGTGGCAGATGCGGGAATTCACCTCGGTTGAGGAGGTGCTCAAGCAGGTTGAATACTTTGTCGACGCCCTGTCCGACTACAAGAGTGACTTTGCGCTGTTTCCGGAGTTCTTCAACGCGCCGCTGATGGGGCTGACCGATCAGCTCGACCAGACCCGGGCGATCCGGTTCCTGGCCGGCTTCACCGAGCAGTTCCGGGACGAGATGTCGGAAATGGCGGTGAGCTACAACATCAACATCATCACCGGCTCCATGCCGTTGCTGGAAAATGACCGGGTCTACAACGTGTCTTACCTGTGCCACCGGGACGGGCGCGTGGACGAGCAGCGGAAGATCCACATTACCCCCCACGAGCGTAGGGACTGGGTAATCGAGGGTGGCAACGACTTCGAGGTGTTCGACACCGACGCCGGCCGGGTCGCAATCATGATCTGTTACGACATCGAATTCCCGGAACTGGGACGGATCGCGTCCAGTGAAGACGTCGACATCATCATGGTGCCCTTCTGGACCGACACCAAGAACGGCTACCTGCGGGTCCGGCACTGCGCCCAGGCCCGCGCCATCGAAAACGAATGCTACGTGATCATCACCGGCAGTGTCGGCAACCTGCCGAAGGTGGAGAACCTGGACGTCCAGTACGCCCAGTCATCGGTGTTCTCGCCGTCCGATTTCGCGTTCCCGCACGACGCGGTCATGGCCGAGACTACACCGAACACCGAGATGATCATGTTCTCGGACATGGACCTGGAGAAACTCAAACTGGTCCGGAACGAGGGTTCGGTCACCAACCTGAAGGACCGCCGGGTCGATATGTACGAACTCCGGAAAAAGTGA
- a CDS encoding methyl-accepting chemotaxis protein — MNLTFGQKLLIAFGVLLVLVMGAFTLSGDLRLQRTTATYVDALIDDTVAQSTSSIAEWLNTRLQMTESVAEALTKTGTDEEARTVLQAITTGGGFRDVYVGRTDGYMLMKSEAANATLPADYDPRVRPWYKKAMSLGRASFTEPYQDASTGDTIISTLAPVKRGAYEGVAGADISLGAIEDTLKTVTLADTGYAALINAKGTVLFHPNEKLIGKNIKTLTGTKPALDGSVLEYQADEQNWSASFYPISEARGVDWYLGTFVNQDKINAPVQSARTTGLVMALIGLLISLAILHVGIKVLMAPLRRLNTAMADIGSGDADLTQRLDVQAKDEFGQLADSFNRFVDNIQTVVRDVQRGTEELSGNVRSLRETAGTSRSSVEQQQAEIDMVATAINEMSAAAGEIAQNAQQTADAANTADEDSRASLETVAASRDAVQKLSKEINSAAGVINTLGQDVTSITSVLEVIQGIAEQTNLLALNAAIEAARAGEAGRGFAVVADEVRNLAQRTQSSTEEINNMIERLQKGAHDAVEVMNASTAVSNVSMEKAQDAMDALNRIAEAITSINQMTSQIATASEEQTSVTEELNSSITRIADQGQEAAAAASENDVYSGQIESIGHTLNQNVSRFRV; from the coding sequence GTGAACCTGACTTTCGGTCAAAAACTACTTATCGCCTTCGGCGTGCTGCTGGTGCTGGTCATGGGCGCCTTCACCCTGTCCGGCGATCTTCGCCTGCAACGCACCACCGCCACCTACGTCGACGCATTGATTGATGACACGGTGGCGCAGAGTACGTCCAGCATTGCCGAATGGCTCAACACCCGTCTGCAGATGACCGAGTCGGTGGCCGAGGCGCTGACCAAAACCGGCACCGACGAAGAAGCGCGCACGGTGCTGCAGGCCATCACCACCGGTGGTGGCTTCCGGGATGTTTACGTGGGCCGCACGGACGGTTACATGCTGATGAAGTCCGAGGCCGCCAACGCCACGCTGCCGGCGGACTACGATCCCCGGGTCCGGCCCTGGTACAAGAAGGCCATGAGCCTGGGGCGCGCCTCGTTCACCGAGCCTTACCAGGACGCCAGTACCGGTGACACCATCATTTCCACCCTGGCGCCGGTCAAGCGCGGCGCCTACGAGGGCGTGGCCGGTGCGGACATCAGCCTGGGCGCCATCGAGGACACCCTGAAGACCGTGACCCTGGCGGATACCGGCTACGCGGCGCTCATCAACGCCAAGGGCACAGTGTTGTTCCACCCGAACGAGAAACTGATCGGCAAGAACATCAAAACCCTGACCGGCACCAAGCCGGCACTGGACGGTTCGGTGCTGGAATACCAGGCCGACGAGCAGAATTGGTCCGCCAGCTTCTACCCGATCAGTGAGGCCCGGGGCGTGGACTGGTACCTGGGCACCTTCGTCAACCAGGACAAGATCAATGCCCCGGTGCAGAGCGCCCGGACCACCGGCCTGGTGATGGCCCTGATCGGCCTGCTGATCTCCCTGGCCATTCTGCATGTGGGCATCAAGGTGCTGATGGCGCCGCTGCGCCGGTTGAACACCGCCATGGCCGACATTGGCAGTGGTGACGCCGACCTGACCCAGCGTCTGGACGTGCAGGCCAAGGACGAGTTTGGTCAGTTGGCGGACAGCTTCAATCGCTTCGTGGACAACATCCAGACCGTGGTGCGGGACGTTCAGCGTGGTACTGAAGAGTTGTCCGGTAACGTCCGCTCCCTGCGTGAGACGGCCGGCACCAGCCGGTCGAGCGTGGAGCAGCAGCAGGCGGAGATCGACATGGTGGCCACGGCCATTAACGAGATGTCCGCCGCCGCTGGCGAAATCGCCCAGAATGCCCAGCAGACCGCCGATGCCGCCAACACCGCAGACGAGGACAGCCGGGCGTCGCTGGAGACGGTCGCCGCGTCCCGCGATGCGGTGCAGAAGCTGTCGAAGGAAATCAATTCCGCGGCCGGGGTGATCAACACCCTTGGCCAGGACGTCACCTCGATCACCTCGGTACTGGAGGTGATTCAGGGCATCGCTGAGCAGACCAACCTGCTGGCCCTGAACGCGGCCATCGAAGCCGCCCGGGCCGGTGAGGCCGGTCGTGGCTTTGCCGTGGTGGCCGATGAAGTGCGTAACCTGGCGCAACGCACCCAAAGCAGCACCGAGGAGATCAACAACATGATCGAGCGTCTGCAGAAGGGCGCCCATGACGCAGTGGAGGTCATGAACGCCTCGACGGCGGTCTCCAACGTCAGCATGGAAAAGGCGCAGGATGCCATGGATGCCCTGAACCGCATTGCCGAGGCTATCACCTCGATCAATCAGATGACCTCCCAGATTGCCACCGCGTCCGAGGAGCAGACTTCCGTTACCGAAGAGCTGAATTCCTCGATCACCCGCATTGCCGATCAGGGCCAGGAAGCGGCTGCGGCGGCGAGCGAAAACGACGTGTATAGTGGTCAGATCGAAAGCATCGGGCACACCCTTAACCAGAATGTGTCCCGGTTCCGGGTGTAA
- a CDS encoding YiiD C-terminal domain-containing protein, translating to MALIDTIIGATGQWVSKSDAEATLANPLAWLRKTSGYAAVNRIIGLSIPFATRNRFSVEALRPGYVRARIKLKGNKNHFGSLYAGAYFLVAEIPGGVLTLFDLGPRYTPILKEMTLQFLQPANSDVTVEFSLTPDEVAAILKEADASGRAKFTLEGQLHDDEGNHVANSIAHYRVRKQGFQESAD from the coding sequence ATGGCACTAATCGATACCATCATCGGCGCGACCGGCCAGTGGGTCTCCAAATCGGACGCCGAGGCCACTCTGGCAAACCCGCTGGCCTGGTTGCGCAAGACCAGTGGCTACGCCGCGGTCAACCGGATCATTGGCCTGTCGATCCCGTTTGCGACCCGCAACCGGTTCAGCGTCGAGGCGCTGCGCCCGGGTTATGTCCGGGCCAGGATCAAGCTGAAAGGGAACAAGAACCACTTTGGCAGCCTGTACGCCGGCGCCTATTTCCTGGTCGCGGAAATTCCGGGCGGGGTGCTGACCCTGTTTGATCTGGGGCCCAGGTACACCCCGATCCTCAAGGAAATGACGCTGCAGTTCCTGCAGCCGGCCAATTCCGACGTCACCGTTGAGTTCTCACTGACCCCGGACGAGGTCGCGGCCATTCTGAAGGAAGCGGATGCTAGCGGGCGGGCGAAATTCACCCTGGAAGGGCAACTGCACGACGACGAGGGCAATCACGTTGCCAACTCGATCGCGCACTACCGGGTAAGAAAGCAGGGCTTTCAGGAAAGCGCCGACTGA
- the recQ gene encoding DNA helicase RecQ, which yields MLSDQDFAQLSTERPTASNRDPEQVLHEVFGYESFRPLQGDIIREVIAGRDALVLMPTGGGKSLCYQVPALVRPGTAVVVSPLIALMQDQVAALKELGVKAAFLNSTMDFEQARATEYALMSGELDLLYCAPERLIQPRTVELLHNASISLFAIDEAHCVSQWGHDFRSDYLQLSMLASEFPSVPRIALTATADERTRNEIAERLSLTEARHFVSGFDRPNIQYRIAPKTNANKQLLDFIKAEHQGDCGIVYCLSRNKVDATARMLADKGYTALPYHAGLPAEDRARHQERFLREDGVVIVATIAFGMGIDKPDVRFVAHLDLPKSLEAYYQETGRAGRDGKPSTAWMVYGLQDVIKLRQMLEASQGNDHFKRVERQKLDAMLGLCEVTHCRRQVLLRYFGDQLEQPCGNCDTCLNPPETWDGTVAVQKALSCVFRTGQRFGVTYLIDVLRGSESERIRQSGHQAVSTFGIGTDLSANEWKSVFRQLVANGYLRADPEGYGALQLTEECRPLLKGEKVVQLRKDPVVKRSGTRSTGAKGAAIRDQITDQAGWDALRACRKELADQQGVPPYVIFHDTTLFDMLERKPRTLEELGDVSGVGAAKLEKYGAIFLEALAGLDQPT from the coding sequence ATGCTTTCTGACCAGGACTTCGCACAACTGAGCACCGAACGGCCGACCGCCTCGAACCGCGACCCGGAGCAGGTCCTGCACGAGGTATTTGGCTACGAATCCTTCCGCCCGCTTCAGGGCGACATCATTCGCGAAGTGATTGCGGGCCGCGATGCCCTGGTGCTGATGCCAACCGGGGGCGGTAAATCGCTGTGTTACCAGGTCCCGGCGCTGGTGCGTCCGGGCACGGCCGTGGTGGTCTCGCCGCTAATTGCACTGATGCAGGATCAGGTGGCGGCACTGAAAGAGCTGGGCGTGAAGGCCGCGTTCCTGAACTCGACCATGGATTTTGAGCAGGCCCGGGCTACCGAATACGCGTTGATGAGCGGCGAGCTGGACCTGCTGTACTGCGCCCCGGAACGCCTGATTCAGCCGCGCACCGTGGAGCTGCTGCACAACGCCTCGATTTCCCTGTTTGCGATCGACGAAGCTCACTGTGTGTCGCAGTGGGGGCACGATTTCCGCTCGGACTACCTGCAACTGAGCATGTTGGCCAGTGAGTTTCCGTCGGTCCCGCGTATTGCCCTGACCGCCACCGCCGACGAGCGCACCCGCAACGAAATCGCCGAACGCCTGTCGCTCACCGAGGCCCGGCACTTCGTCAGCGGCTTCGATCGCCCGAACATCCAGTACCGCATCGCACCTAAAACGAATGCGAACAAACAGCTGCTGGACTTTATCAAGGCCGAACATCAGGGCGATTGCGGCATTGTCTACTGCCTGTCCCGGAACAAGGTCGACGCCACCGCCCGCATGCTGGCGGACAAAGGCTACACCGCTCTGCCCTACCACGCTGGACTCCCGGCCGAAGATCGGGCCCGGCATCAGGAGCGCTTCCTGCGGGAAGACGGTGTGGTGATTGTCGCCACCATTGCCTTCGGCATGGGCATCGACAAGCCGGACGTGCGCTTCGTGGCCCACCTGGACCTGCCCAAGAGCCTGGAAGCCTACTACCAGGAAACCGGCCGTGCCGGGCGGGACGGCAAGCCTTCCACGGCCTGGATGGTGTATGGCCTGCAGGATGTCATCAAGCTGCGGCAGATGCTCGAGGCGTCCCAGGGCAATGATCACTTCAAGCGGGTGGAACGGCAGAAGCTCGACGCAATGCTGGGGTTGTGCGAGGTCACCCATTGCCGGCGGCAGGTGCTGCTACGCTATTTTGGCGACCAGCTGGAGCAGCCCTGCGGCAACTGCGATACCTGCCTGAACCCGCCGGAGACCTGGGATGGCACGGTCGCGGTCCAGAAGGCTCTGTCCTGCGTGTTCCGCACCGGCCAACGATTCGGGGTGACCTACCTGATCGACGTGCTGCGCGGCTCCGAGAGTGAACGCATCCGACAGTCCGGGCACCAGGCGGTGTCGACCTTCGGCATTGGTACTGACCTGTCCGCCAACGAATGGAAATCGGTGTTCCGGCAACTGGTGGCCAATGGCTATTTGCGAGCCGACCCCGAGGGTTACGGGGCCCTGCAGTTGACCGAGGAATGTCGGCCGCTGCTGAAGGGCGAGAAAGTGGTGCAACTGCGCAAGGACCCGGTGGTCAAGCGTTCGGGTACCCGCTCCACCGGCGCCAAAGGCGCTGCTATTCGGGATCAGATTACCGATCAGGCCGGCTGGGATGCGTTACGGGCGTGCCGGAAGGAATTGGCAGACCAGCAGGGTGTGCCGCCGTACGTCATTTTTCATGACACCACCCTGTTCGATATGCTCGAGCGCAAGCCCCGGACCCTGGAAGAATTGGGCGACGTCAGCGGTGTTGGCGCCGCCAAGCTGGAGAAGTACGGCGCCATCTTCCTGGAAGCCCTGGCCGGGCTGGACCAGCCCACCTAG